A genomic stretch from Oncorhynchus gorbuscha isolate QuinsamMale2020 ecotype Even-year linkage group LG20, OgorEven_v1.0, whole genome shotgun sequence includes:
- the LOC124006821 gene encoding spectrin beta chain, non-erythrocytic 1-like — MSTISPTDFDSQEIQQQYNDINNRWDLAAETNWDNENSSARLFERSRIKALADEREAVQKKTFTKWVNSHLGRVTCRIGDLYTDLRDGRMLIRLLEVLSGEQLPKPTKGRMRIHCLENVDKALQFLKEQKVHLENMGSHDIVDGNHRLTLGLIWTIILRFQIQDISVETEGNKEKKSAKEALLLWCQMKTAGYPNVNVHNFTTSWRDGLAFNAIVHKHRPDVIEFDTLKRSNAHYNLQNAFNTAENKLGLTKLLDPEDVNVDQPDEKSIITYVATYYHYFSKMKALAVEGKRVGKVLDYAIEADQLVGNYESLASELLQWIEQTILTLNDRQLANSLNGVQNQLQAFNTYRTVEKPPKFTEKGNLEVLLFTIQSKMRANNQKVYIPREGKLISDINKAWERLEKAEHERELALRNELIRQEKLEMLAARFDRKAAMRETWLSENQRLVSQDNFGVDLGAVEAATRKHEAIETDIGAYGERVAAVEAVARELEAENYHDVRRVLARRDNVLRLWEYLKDLLAARRERLHAHRDLQRLLEEMRYIMDWMGDMKGRLQSQDSGKHLHDVEDLLQTHNLVEADISAQAERVRGVQRAAQRFTSDQQVYKPCEPALVGEKVSLLGRAYEELGQLAGERRERLEASRRLWQFLWEMGEEAAWIREQEQILSGGDCGRDLTSALHLLSKHEAFRDEMAARYGPLGHSIAAGQTLVEEGHFGAPECTERIRDVRAQWAHLEETSQLREVQLKEAVALHQFQTDANDMEAWILETLRQVSSQEVGHDEFSTQTLARKQREVEEEIQSHHTLIDSLHEQALGLPPVHANAPQVEGRLPAIEQRYEELVSLSASRRQALEGALALYRMYSEAGACQLWVGEKEQWLDGIMIPTKLEDLEVVQQRFETLEPEMNNLGTRISDVNQVAQQLLGSDNRSKEQIHQTQDQLNNRWKEFQRLADQRKQALESALNIQNYHLECNEIQSWMREKTKVIESTESLGNDLAGVMALQRKLTGMERDLEAIQGKLDDLRNEAEKLAEEHPDQAEEIHAHLGGIQEVWEELNATMKRREESLGEASKLQGFLRDLDDFQSWLSRTQTAVASEDIPTSLPEAERLLSQHESIKNEWDNYKEDYEKMRAVGDEVTQGQTDAQYMFLAQRLQALDTGWQDLRRMWENRHSLLAQAFDFQTFLRDVKQAEGFLNSQEYVLSHTEMPSSLQGAEEAIKKHEDFLTTMEASEEKITGVVEAGRRLVNDLNANSDKIQEKADSIQERHQKNREAANELLSKLKDNRELQHFLQDGQELTLWINEKMLTAQDMSYDEARNLHSKWQKHQAFMAELASNKDWLDKIDKEGQVLVTEKPELQPVVQQTLEGLQSQWEELESTTRTKAQCLFDANRAELFTQSCSALDIWLKNLSGQLQSDDFGKDLTSVNILLKKHQMLEHQMEVREKEVQSLQSQAQALSQDDAGVAVVEVDGQQRRVTDSFSQLQDPLNQRRQQLLASKEAHQFNRDLEDEILWVKERMPLATSTDHGKDLPSVQLLIKKNQTLQKEIQGHQPRIDDIQTHRRGMSPGKEEVDGEWQSALEQRLVELRESWAQLIAETDERHARLVEANRAQQFYTDAAEAEAWMGEQELHMMSEDKAKDEQSALVMVKKHQTLEQALEDYAQPIHQLANSSRTMMTSEHPESERINLRQAQVDKLYAGLKDLAEERRGRLQERLRLTQLKREVDDLEQWIAEREVVAGSHELGQDYEHVTMLRDKFREFARDTSTIGQERVDAVNGQADDLIESGHPENASVAEWKDGLNEAWADLLELIDTRTQMLAASYELHRFHQDAREAMGRVREKKEALPSDLGRDLNTVQHLHRQHNAYEHDIQALSGQVNQVQDDAARLQKAYAGEKAEEIHRSEHSVTEAWEDLLGAGQARRHLLLDTVEKFRFFNMVRDLMLWMDGVNLQIDAHDSPRDVSSAGLVIANHQDIKSEIETRADSFTACNEMGHSLINNNHYAADEIREKLDQLQGKRDEINNKWQDKMDTCRSVFLEVLQFGRDAYVAETWLAGQEPLVRGAELGSNVDEVESLIKRHEAFEKLAAGWEERFTLLEKLTTLEEQEIQRQREEEERARRPPTPPPTEEVAPSEAETHDARTSLDQTTLNQSVSVNGIHSDQDTSQSLSVSSVSVGKKEKCEPVSKPVSKPKHPPRGSDSDSVNGPGRDSGLASSRLDPSATLPSKRADPGTDAMEGMLYRKQEMESHAKKAASRSWQNVYCVLRKGSLGFYKDQKSASSGIPYHGEVPISLGEAVCEVAHDYKKRKHVFKLRLGDGKEFLFQAKDETEMASWIHSIHSSIPAGDHSPRGPRALSRAMTMPPISPSSADAAGVTMRNKEGKERDREKRFSFFGKKK, encoded by the exons atgaGCGTGAAGCAGTGCAGAAGAAGACCTTTACTAAGTGGGTGAACTCACACCTGGGCCGTGTGACGTGCCGCATCGGGGACCTGTACACTGACCTGAGAGATGGACGCATGCTCATCCGCCTGCTGGAGGTGCTGTCAGGAGAACAGCTG CCGAAGCCCACTAAGGGGCGTATGCGTATCCACTGCCTGGAGAACGTGGACAAGGCCCTGCAGTTCCTCAAGGAGCAGAAGGTCCACCTGGAGAACATGGGCTCCCACGACATCGTGGACGGGAACCACCGCCTCACCCTGGGTCTCATCTGGACCATCATCCTCCGCTTCCAG ATCCAGGACATCAGTGTGGAGACTGAGGGTAACAAGgagaagaaatcagccaaagaGGCTCTGCTGCTCTGGTGCCAGATGAAGACCGCTGG GTACCCCAACGTCAACGTTCACAACTTTACCACCAGCTGGAGAGATGGCTTGGCGTTCAACGCCATCGTGCACAAACACAG ACCGGACGTGATTGAGTTTGACACCCTGAAGCGGTCCAACGCCCACTATAACCTCCAGAATGCCTTCAACACAGCAGAGAATAAGCTAGGCCTCACCAAACTCCTCGACCCGGAAG ATGTCAACGTTGACCAGCCAGATGAGAAGTCCATCATCACCTATGTGGCCACCTACTACCACTACTTCTCCAAGATGAAGGCCCTGGCTGTGGAGGGCAAGAGGGTTGGCAAG gTGCTGGACTATGCCATTGAGGCTGACCAGCTGGTAGGGAACTACGAGAGCCTGGCTTCAGAGCTGCTGCAGTGGATTGAGCAGACCATCCTGACTCTGAATGACCGGCAGCTGGCCAACTCCCTAAACGGTGTGCAGAACCAGCTGCAGGCCTTCAACACCTACCGCACAGTGGAGAAACCCCCAAA GTTCACAGAGAAAGGCAACCTGGAGGTGCTGCTGTTCACCATTCAGAGCAAGATGAGAGCCAACAACCAGAAAGTGTACATTCCCAGGGAGGGAAAGCTCATCTCTGACATCAACAAG GCGTGGGAGCGTCTGGAGAAGGCAGAGCACGAGCGGGAGCTGGCGCTGAGGAACGAGCTGATTCGACAGGAGAAGCTGGAGATGCTTGCTGCTCGCTTCGACCGCAAGGCCGCCATGAGGGAGACCTGGCTGAGCGAGAACCAGCGGCTCGTCTCTCAG GACAACTTTGGCGTTGACTTGGGAGCGGTGGAGGCCGCCACCCGTAAACACGAGGCCATCGAGACGGACATCGGGGCGTATGGGGAGCGGGTGGCGGCCGTGGAGGCGGTAGCCAGGGAGCTGGAGGCAGAGAACTACCATGACGTGCGTCGCGTGCTGGCAAGGAGGGACAACGTGCTGCGGCTGTGGGAGTACCTGAAGGACCTGTTAGCTGCTCGCAGGGAGAGACTCCACGCACACCGAGACCTGCAGAGACTGCTGGAGGAGATGAGATACATCATGGACTGGATGGGAGATATGAAG GGTCGTCTGCAGTCCCAGGACAGTGGGAAGCATCTGCACGATGTGGAGGACCTGCTGCAGACTCACAACCTGGTGGAGGCAGACATCTCAGCCCAGGCAGAGAGGGTCCGCGGGGTCCAGAGAGCTGCTCAGCGCTTCACCTCCGACCAACAGG tctACAAGCCGTGTGAGCCGGCGCTGGTGGGAGAGAAGGTGTCTCTGCTGGGCCGGGCCTATGAGGAGCTGGGCCAGCTGGCTGGGGAGCGGAGGGAGCGCCTGGAGGCCTCACGGCGCCTCTGGCAGTTCCTgtgggagatgggagaagagGCGGCCTGGATCAGAGAGCAGGAGCAGATCCTGTCAGGAGGAGACTGTGGCCGCGACCTCACCTCCGCCCTGCACCTCCTCAGTAAGCACGAGGCCTTCAGGGACGAGATGGCAGCCCGCTACGGTCCTCTCGGCCACAGCATTGCCGCCGGACAAACTCTGGTGGAGGAGGGACACTTTGGAGCCCCAGAGTGCACTGAGAGGATCAGGGACGTACGTGCTCAGTGGGCACACCTGGAAGAG ACATCACAGCTGAGGGAAGTGCAGCTGAAGGAGGCGGTGGCCCTGCACCAGTTCCAGACTGACGCCAATGACATGGAGGCCTGGATCTTGGAGACGCTGCGCCAGGTGTCCAGCCAGGAGGTGGGCCACGACGAGTTCTCCACCCAGACCTTGGCCCGCAagcagagggaggtggaggaggagatccAGAGCCACCACACCCTCATCGACTCCCTGCATGAGCAGGCCCTCGGCCTGCCCCCGGTCCATGCAAACGCCCCTCAG GTGGAGGGGCGTCTGCCTGCTATTGAGCAGCGCTATGAGGAGCTGGTGTCTCTGTCTGCATCGCGGCGTCAGGCCCTGGAGGGGGCGCTGGCCCTCTACCGCATGTACAGCGAGGCGGGCGCCTGCCAGCTGTGGGTGGGGGAGAAGGAACAGTGGCTGGACGGCATAATGATCCCCACCAAACTGGAAGACCTGGAGGTGGTGCAGCAGAG GTTTGAGACCCTGGAGCCTGAGATGAACAACCTGGGGACTCGTATCTCTGATGTCAACCAGGTGGCCCAGCAGCTCCTGGGATCAGACAACCGCAGCAAAGAGCAGATCCACCAGACACAAGACCAGCTCAACAACAG GTGGAAGGAGTTCCAGCGTCTGGCGGACCAGAGGAAACAGGCCCTGGAGTCGGCCCTCAACATCCAGAACTACCACCTGGAGTGTAATGAGATCCAGAGCTGGATGAGAGAGAAGACCAAGGTGATCGAGTCCACCGAGAGCCTGGGCAACGACCTGGCTGGTGTCATGGCCCTGCAGCGCAAACTCACCGGCATGGAGAGAGACCTAGAGGCCATTCAG GGTAAATTGGACGACCTGAGAAATGAGGCAGAGAAGCTGGCTGAGGAGCACCCGGACCAGGCCGAGGAGATCCATGCCCACCTGGGGGGGATCCAGGAGGTGTGGGAGGAGCTCAACGCCACCATGAAGCGTCGTGAGGAGTCTCTGGGCGAAGCCAGTAAGCTGCAGGGATTCCTCCGAGACCTGGATGACTTCCAGTCCTGGCTGTCCCGCACGCAGACCGCCGTGGCGTCCGAGGACATCCCCACCTCGCTGCCAGAGGCTGAGCGCCTGCTCTCCCAGCACGAGAGCATCAAGAACGAATGGGACAACTACAAGGAGGACTATGAGAAGATGCGGGCGGTGGGTGATGAGGTGACTCAGGGCCAAACGGACGCCCAGTACATGTTCCTGGCCCAGAGGCTGCAGGCGCTGGACACCGGCTGGCAAGATCTGCGCCGCATGTGGGAGAACCGCCACAGCCTGCTGGCCCAAGCTTTCGACTTCCAGACCTTCTTGAGAGACGTCAAGCAGGCTGAGGGCTTCCTCAACAGCCAG gaGTATGTGCTGTCCCACACTGAGATGCCCTCCAGCCTGCAGGGAGCAGAGGAGGCCATCAAAAAGCACGAGGACTTCCTGACCACCATGGAGGCCAGCGAGGAGAAGATCACGGGCGTGGTGGAGGCTGGACGCCGTCTGGTCAACGACCTCAACGCCAACTCTGACAAGATCCAGGAGAAGGCCGACTCCATCCAGGAGAGACATCAGAAGAATAGGGAAGCTGCAAATGAACTCCTCTCTAAACTGAAGGACAACCGTGAACTTCAGCACTTCCTGCAGGACGGACAGGAG CTGACTCTGTGGATCAATGAGAAGATGCTGACAGCTCAGGACATGTCATATGACGAGGCCAGGAACCTCCACAGCAAGTGGCAGAAACACCAGGCCTTCATGGCTGAGCTGGCCTCCAACAAGGACTGGCTGGACAAGATCGACAAG GAGGGCCAAGTGCTGGTGACAGAGAAGCCGGAGCTGCAGCCTGTTGTCCAACAGACTCTTGAAGGCCTGCAGAGCCAGTGGGAGGAGCTAGAGAGCACTACGCGCACCAAGGCACAGTGCCTCTTCGATGCCAACAGGGCAGAGCTTTTCACCCAGAGCTGCTCTGCCCTGGACATTTGGCTGAAGAACCTGTCAGGACAGCTGCAGAGTGACGACTTCGGAAAGGATCTGACATCAGTCAACATCCTGCTCAAGAAGCACCAG ATGCTGGAGCACCAGATGGAGGTGCGTGAGAAAGAGGTGCAGTCGCTGCAGTCCCAGGCGCAGGCTCTGTCCCAGGACGATGCTGGTGTGgcggtggtggaggtggacggcCAGCAGAGGAGAGTCACTGACAGCTTCTCCCAGCTCCAGGACCCCCTCAACCAGAGGAGGCAGCAACTGCTGGCATCCAAGGAGGCCCACCAGTtcaacagagacctggaggatgaGATT CTGTGGGTGAAGGAGAGGATGCCCCTCGCCACCTCCACAGACCATGGCAAGGACCTGCCCAGTGTACAGCTGCTCATCAAGAAGAACCAG ACTTTGCAGAAGGAGATCCAGGGCCACCAGCCCCGTATTGATGACATCCAGACCCACCGCAGGGGGATGTCCCcagggaaggaggaggtggaCGGGGAGTGGCAGTCTGCTCTGGAGCAGCGTCTGGTGGAGCTCCGGGAGTCCTGGGCCCAGCTCATCGCTGAGACAGATGAGCGCCACGCCCGGCTAGTGGAAGCTAACCGCGCCCAGCAGTTCTATACTGACGCTGCCGAGGCCGAGGCCTGGATGGGAGAGCAGGAGCTACACATGATGTCAGAGGACAAGGCCAAG GATGAGCAGAGTGCTCTGGTGATGGTGAAGAAGCACCAGACACTAGAACAGGCCCTGGAGGACTACGCCCAGCCCATCCACCAGCTGGCCAACAGCAGCCGCACCATGATGACCAGCGAACacccagagag CGAGCGTATCAACCTACGGCAAGCCCAGGTGGACAAGCTGTACGCAGGGCTGAAGGACCTGGCTGAGGAGCGTCGTGGGCGTCTCCAGGAGAGGCTGAGGCTGACCCAGCTGAAGAGAGAGGTGGACGACCTAGAGCAGTGGATCGCTGAGAGGGAGGTGGTGGCTGGATCCCATGAGCTGGGACAGGACTACGAACATGTCACA atGCTGCGGGACAAGTTCCGGGAGTTTGCTCGGGACACCAGCACCATTGGCCAGGAGCGCGTGGACGCCGTTAACGGTCAGGCCGATGACCTCATCGAGTCGGGTCACCCTGAGAACGCCAGCGTGGCAGAGTGGAAGGACGGGCTGAACGAGGCGTGGGCCGACCTGCTGGAGCTGATCGACACGCGCACCCAGATGCTGGCCGCCTCCTACGAGCTGCACCGCTTCCACCAGGACGCCCGCGAGGCCATGGGGAGGGTCCGGGAGAAGAAGGAGGCGCTGCCCTCTGACCTGGGCCGTGACCTCAACACCGTCCAGCACCTCCACCGACAGCACAATGCCTATGAGCACGACATCCAGGCCCTCAGTGGACAG gTGAACCAGGTGCAGGACGACGCAGCACGGCTGCAGAAGGCCTACGCTGGGGAGAAGGCTGAGGAGATCCACCGGAGTGAGCACTCTGTCACTGAGGCCTGGGAGGATCTGCTGGGGGCCGGCCAGGCTCGCCGACACCTCCTGCTGGACACCGTGGAGAAGTTCCGCTTCTTCAACATGGTGCGTGACCTCATGCTGTGGATGGACGGGGTCAACCTGCAGATCGACGCCCACGACAGCCCCAG ggacgTGTCCTCTGCAGGGCTGGTCATAGCCAACCATCAGGACATCAAGTCTGAGATCGAGACCCGGGCAGACAGCTTCACAGCCTGCAATGAGATGGGACActctctcatcaacaacaaccacTATGCAGCTGATGAG ATCCGGGAGAAACTGGACCAGCTCCAAGGCAAAAGAGACGAGATCAACAACAAATGGCAGGACAAGATGGACACCTGCAGATCGGTAT tTCTGGAGGTGCTGCAGTTTGGCCGGGATGCATATGTGGCAGAGACATGGCTGGCAGGCCAGGAGCCCCTGGTGCGAGGGGCCGAGCTGGGCTCTAACGTGGATGAGGTGGAGAGTCTGATCAAACGCCACGAGGCCTTTGAGAAGCTAGCCGCCGGCTGGGAGGAGCGCTTCACCCTGCTGGAGAAACTCACTACG CTAGAGGAGCAGGAGatccagaggcagagagaggaggaggagagggcgagGCGACCCCCCACACCACCACCTACAGAAGAGGTGGCCCCGTCTGAGGCTGAAACACATGATGCCAG GACCAGCCTGGACCAGACCACACTGAACCAGTCAGTATCAGTGAATGGAATCCACAGCGACCAGGACACCTCACAG TCTTTATCAGTATCATCAGTATCAgtgggaaagaaagagaaatgTGAACCTGTCTCTAAACCTGTGTCTAAGCCAAAGCATCCGCCGCGT GgttctgactctgactctgtgaATGGTCCGGGGAGAGACAGCGGGCTGGCGTCATCACGCCTGGACCCGTCTGCCACGCTACCCAGCAAGAGAGCTGACCCTGGCACAGATGCCATGGAGGGCATGCTCTACCGCAAGCAGGAGATGGAGTCCCATGCCAAGAAGGCAGCTAGCAG GTCCTGGCAGAATGTGTACTGTGTTCTGCGTAAGGGCAGCCTTGGCTTCTACAAGGACCAGAAGAGCGCCTCCAGCGGGATCCCCTACCACGGAGAAGTCCCCATCAGCCTGGGAGAGGCTGTGTGTGAGGTGGCACACGACTACAAGAAGAGGAAACACGTCTTCAAGTTacg GCTAGGGGACGGTAAGGAGTTCCTGTTCCAAGCTAAAGATGAG ACGGAGATGGCCTCGTGGATCCACTCCATTCATAGCTCCATCCCAGCAGGAGACCACTCCCCCAGAGGCCCCAGGGCCCTGAGCCGAGCCATGACTATGCCCCCCATCTCCCCCAGTTCAGCAGACGCTGCCGGAGTCACCATGCGCAACAAGGagggcaaggagagggaccgtGAGAAGAGGTTCAGCTTCTTTGGAAAgaagaaataa